In the genome of Columba livia isolate bColLiv1 breed racing homer chromosome 1, bColLiv1.pat.W.v2, whole genome shotgun sequence, the window AAATACATGGGATGTTGATGTTTGGGCATTATTCATGctagttattttttcttttatcttctgtgggtctgatgatttattttttaatacactttTAAGGTGTAGCATTCTGTAAGCCCGTAAGGAAAATAACGTTATGCATACTCAGTAATTCTGTACACTgtaatttcctttctgcaggTTGGTGAAGATGGTCTTCAGATATGCGTTGAGATATGTGGGTGTGCCCTACAGTTGGATCTCCGTGAAGATCCCAACATGAAAAGTCTTATTTATAAAGCAATTGCTCATTTTCTGCCAAATGACTTGGAGATCCTCAGAATTTGTgctctttcagtcttttttcttgaGCGCACCTTGGAATCTTACTACACTGTTGAACATTTATATAAATGTGCAGATGAAGAATACAATGAGTGCACTAGTTCTGTTCAAAACCGTGTACGTTTTGAGTTGCTTCCAATTTTGaaaaaaggtttgttttttgatCCTGAGTTTTGGAATTTCTTGATGATCAAACAGAATTGTTTAGCATTATTGGGGGATAAAGCCTTGGCTGGCTTAAGTGAAAGCACACTGGAAAACTCTACTGCAAATACAGAGAAGATAACAGAGCATAGGGCTCTGAGTGAGGAACGTGTCCGTTTAACAGATGTAAGCAATGGAGAGCTTGACCCTGAAGACCTCTCTGAAGCCAAGTCCAAAGGTAATGCCAAAAAGAACCATGAAGCTCTTGAGGCATCTCAAATGTTAGATCAAACTGTACCAAGGCACCGCTGTGTGATATGCAGTGAGGAATTTCTTGGTGGTCACATTGTGAAACATGCACAAGCTCACCAAAAGAAGGGCAGTTTTTCCTGTGTACTTTGCACCAGAAAGTTCAGGCAAAAAGGACTTATGCTGAAGCACTTAAAGAATCACGTCAGGAAGATAGAAAGGCAACACCTTGCTGCAGTTCTTGAGGCTGGTCAGCAGACTCCTGCTCTTAATGAACCAGAATGTTCTGATGTTTCTCTGTCTCTTGAAAATGGGAATTCTGATGGTTCCAAAGATAATGAACCAGAGACTGCAGTAGCTCCAAGTGCTGACCAAGTGGTCCAGGTGGAGGACGAGAAATCAGAACAGGTATTTGATGCAGTGGAAAACCATCTAAGTGACCAGGATGATGCTACTGAAAATAGTAACGACAGTTGTTTTAATAATGTTCCTGATGCTCTAAGTACAGAAAGCTTGCCTGAAGATGACGAGAACTCCAGTAAAGAGTCACCTATTCTGCACAAAGTGAATGGAGCTTTTTGCCCTCAAAAAGACATTGATGCTATGGATGAGGAAGGAAGCTTTAAGTGCCCTGCCAATGGTTGTGCTAGAGTGTTTAAAAAGATAAGATTCCTTAATAAACATGCGAGAAAAGCTCATCCAACTGATATGAAGGTGCAGCAGCATATAATGAAGTGGAATAAAGGAAAATGTCGGTTCTGCCAGAGAAAATTTGCTGATTCCCAACATTTTATAGACCACCTGAAGAGACATGTGTATCCAAATGTTTACTTTTGTTTACACTTTAATTGTAATCAGCGATTTAAACTGTCAACTGAGCTTGCAGAACATACAAAAAGTCATACTGTGTTTAAAGCTCAATGCaattttgcagagtgctctgagCTATTTGAGGAGCTCCCTTTGCTGTATGAACATGAGGCTCagcattatttaaataaaacaccagAATGTTCAGAAGATGCAAGTGAAAAAGATTCTTCAGATGATCCTTCAGAACTTTGTAGTTACCAAGATGATGATGAATctgttaatgaaaaagaaactgtaGATTTACCAATTCCAACTTGGAAGTCAAGGAAGGATTCTACAGAACCAAAGACATATACTCAAAGTGTtgagaagaaagcaaataatataATTCACAATGGAAATGAAAGTTCATCTGAGGGTAGCACTACAGTTTTAAGTTTGATAGACCAAAAGACACCTGTGTCACAGCCAAATTCTGAAAACTGTCATGTTGTTAGTGACCAACTAGTCAATGGGCACAGTGACCTAGATCAGACATCATCAAAGTCATCAGAAAtacctttggacagagtggcaGGTGAAACAAGGACAGAAAATGGGTCAATATTACCAGTTTTACAGAATTGTCATGATACGTCACAAAATAATACTGCTGCCTCACAGTTAccttcaaaaccaaaccagacaaCAGAGACTACTTCATATGGTGTCATCCTAACAAAACCATATTTTAGACCATTGCCTCCAAGTTATCTCGATGAACAATACATTAGCATGCCAAAACGTAGAAAAATTTTGACTGATAATGTAGATGCTCATTCTGAACAAGACAAATTGTGtagcaaaacagaaagatttAGGTGTCGCAAATGCTTGACCATCTACTGTAATTCAGAAGCACTTGAGGCTCACCTTGCACAAAAGAAGTGTCAGACGCTCTTTGGATTCGATTCAGATGATGAAAGTAAGTCTTGCAGTCCTTCTGGGCTGGTTTGTTTGGAGGTAAATACCAACCAGAAAATAAGTCTTTGAAAACAGGCAACCTGATGGAGTAGATAAGATAGACATGATTTCTAAGCAATTGTAATACGTTAGATCTTAGTCAGTTAAGTCACAATACTGTGCTAAATTGGAAGTTCAAATTGGACATGCTGTTTAGAATAAGAAAGAGGCAGTGAGAATTGGTGGGCAGCACTCATGGAAAAGCATTCTCATAAAACAGAAGGAGGTAATTCAgtctgcttttccttgcatgttTGAAATTAAACATGTCAAAAAACATAGAACAGTGTTCTAAATTGAAGAATTACTTACATTGGTTGGTCTTCATTTTGATCCCCATGCATTCTCTTTTACAGGTGCCTGATTCAATGTTGTGGGAAAGTGTATCAAACGGAGAGTGGTGTAAGAAAACACTACGTGAAGAAGCATCAGCTCGTTTCCCAGTTGGCCTTAATCATAAAGCGGTCTCAAATtactaaagaaaaacatgacCTTGATAAATACAAAGCACATTTTATAGACAAAACTCACAGAGCTCTGCAGGTCTTGAGTCCAGAAAGGTTGCTACAAAATCCCCAAAGTACCAGTTATCTGAAAAGCCACATTCATTCCAAATCTGTGATTGAAGCTTAGCGGCACAGTCTTTCCAGTATGAAAGTTTAAGGAAAATAAGACATACAGTTGAGCAAGTGGAGAAAGCAGAGTTGTTCATTGCCTTATGGAAATAAAATCAGACAGTTCTGAAAGCTGCTTTAGTTGGAAAATGTGTGGTTAAAGGGTATCTATCCACATAGCTGGGAAGAAATAATTCAAGAAGGTGTTACATTATTATAATATGAATAAGAAATGCATAGAGGAACCACACattctgttttcaaagtttGAGTATGTGATTCTATTATCTGCTAAAAAACGTGGAGCTCATTTAATAATCTTATACTCAGAATCCGAAAagaggaatgtagaaagaaattgAACCTGGATAGAATGCTCAGATAACCAAAAACTTGAAGTACAAAGTATGCAAGGAAAAGTGAGTTGATGTGATACTAAGTGTGAAAGCTATGCACAGTGGAAGTCAGATGCATGCAAGAGAAACCCTTTTCAAGCCTGTGGTAAATGTATATGTTGCGAGTGTCCTGTAAAACATCTGTTGTAGGTGCAGGAAGACTAATACAAGCCGTACAGGCACAGATTGCGTGAATATTAACAGAAGGAGGCTGCAACAAATACAGCATGTGAAGGGGGTTAAGTTTGCATTACAGGGCAGAGTTAAATTTTATGCAAATACAGAGGTCCTTCAGCTGTTGGTATGATTGAAAAGAACTAGAAATGGCTTCCTACAAACAAAAGGCAGACAAAAGCAAGACACATGTcaagttgggaaaaaaaacagagcctGTTTCACATGTGATGTTGCTTCAAGCTGGTAGGTCACAACTCAGTACTGTAACTAATTTACTGTctagaggaagagaaaaagtatGTATCAACTCAACCTTAAGACCATTTTACAACCCTATCTAATAGCATCTCTTGAAAAGACAGACTTTTCCAGAAGTTACTGAAGGAATGAGACTTAAATGTTAAGCACTTTATCCTAAATTTACTCATAGAAACAATCAAAATGTGAAGACAGGAAATTTGAGTCATTCAGCTCTATAATCTAACTCCGAAATACAGGACATCTGGAAACCAAAAAGATACTGTTGTAGTTTTTGGTCTTCCCACCCTTAACAGATATGTAACAAACATGCACATTGTCTAATTACTGGGCCAAATTATCCTATAATTTATCTTACACTGTCACGCCAcctaaaaatgtttcatttggaATCCTGTTCTATGTGGGCAGCTGAAAATGTTAATGTGACTCTAGGCATGGGAAAGTATAGTGGTGAAAACTGGTGTGTACAAATGGAGTCACTAGAGAGGCGTTGGACAGCAAAGACCAGCTGTTCCTGCTCAGCTAGTTTGCTCACCGAATAGTTCATCACAATGCATGTATAGCATAATAAGATGATCAACTTGCTTAAATCAACAGGTATTTAAAAACTAATGAGTAACAAATCAAGAGGTACGTAACAGATCTGTTCAATGTAGCAATGGCTCACACTTGCAAACCTATGGGTTTCATTGTAAAACAGGCTATTAAGTAGTTCTGGAATTTAATAGTCCAGTAATGCCTCTGCTAATAATCCTCTGTGAAATTAAACAGGTATTTgcattaatttttcttccttttcccttcctgggAGGTAAGAAGAATGCAAATTCAAAATCGTACTTTTTTGAGTTCTAGAAAATATTTGCCTTAACTTTGAGTTGGATTAATGCAAAAGGTTATAAAATTATGATCACAGGTATGTGTGCATTACATTAATACTGATGACTGGCCCACTATCGGAGATTTGTGTGATATTTCAGGCACCAAAGAAtctcttttttgctgttgcaaaaaataaatgtatcattcattataaatacatatatacatgcactatatatatatatatttacatatataaatacattaaaattttttaaatgtaaaattaagGGGGACCTCATCAGCCAAATGCACTTTcacattttttgctttcaagTTGCCAACTAATTTTTAAAGACATGGTTATCATCTTGAATGTTCCCAGGCTCCCCTTCTGTTGCTTCACATTGTTAATCTAGTtaaatttgcttaaaaatatttgggaaaaaaaaggttaatttcACAGTATTAcacttttaaactgaaaactcACTCAGTAGATATGACAAAATTGTTTGTGTAAAGCCTTTGAAATGTATCATTAATCTTTggtgcttttttgccttttcttggagCACCATGTGTTGGAAAATGCTTTAAGAACATGATTGAGgcttgtattttctttggtttaaaGTGTGTAGCTAAATGCATCTATGTACATGCATAAACTGTGACCATAATTTTTTGTACCTGCATTAAACTCACCTTTGTTCAAAGACGCTTTTCTTGGACACCACCATTTGTTTATACCGTGTGTTCAGTATATGCACTTTGGAGAACTGGAAAATTGAGTTCTTATGCAGGTGAACATCACCTCACACCTATCGGAAATATGCTTAACTGACATAAAGTAGCAAATGGGtggtaatttttgttttaaataatgatttttacTTCAAAAGACATTGTATTTTCTTGAAGCTAGTCCCTGGTACCTGTTGGTATTCTCAGATAGTTGCAGTATTCCACGACTGTAATTAAGAGCAAGAAGATACTTGTAATGTGTGTGGGATAATTCTACATGCTTTTTAGGGATTCTTTAGTATGTTGAGTATTACCCTGTATTAAGCCTGCAACTTCTAGGGCTGAGAAAGGTTCCAAATCTAGAACTGAAAGTTTTGGGTGTTTTTCCCAGGCATTAAGCATTGCGTGATATAATTGGAAATAATTCCTTGAGATGCATCACTTTGATTCAATAAATACTCAAGTACATGTGTAATGTAAGCATGCAAATATCTTAGAGCTGCCTGAAGTTACACGTGAACTTCGGAGCTTTGTTGGATCAAAGTTCGTGCATTCCATTGCTGGTAATCATGTTTTTAAGAGTATTCCTCCAGGTGGCTATAACTTGGATTTAGACTTTCCTTGTCAGACTGTCTACTCTGACCCGCTCATGGTTCACTGTCAAGGTCATGTAGGTTCTAATTTTCAAAGAGTTGCCGCTTGGTAGGCAcctttcacaaaaaaataaagactgaaCGTAGGTTGAAAGTGGTCATACTTGTGGGGAAAGGTCACTGGTACTTTGGTTGTTTAGCCATATTCATTAAAACTATATAAATTGTATAGTTTGGATAATTTATAACATTAAACTTTGTGATATTAATATCACATTGAAGGTTCAGCTGtactcatttattttattgtttaacACCAGTGCTATGGACAAAAGACTCAAAGGGGGTGGTAGTGttactattttcttaatttatttggtACTGTATAACACCTTTCTGATTAAATGCAGTGTATGCATTTTGGGACTCTTGTTAATTTGTAAAAGCTGTTACAGGTTCAGCAAGAAAGGAAATTTGTGCTTCCTTGTTGaatgttaaa includes:
- the ZNF654 gene encoding zinc finger protein 654 isoform X1, with the protein product MAEDESDQESERLSEELEALVTPGPLAGLPALLNSQYYCRRFCQVVEDYAGRWQVPLPQLQVLQTALCCFTSACVSFPAECEHVQYVLSSLALSFFELLLFFGKDEFYEDPLKDILGSIQECQNLLNRYRNMNLELVTRIIRDGGPWEDPVLQAILKAKPVSQELVNKYLSSENPLFFELRARYLIACERIPEAMALIKSCINHPDISKDLYFHQALFTCLYMSPLEDQLFQEHLLRTDCKSGIEIICNTEKEGKTTLALQLCESFLVPQLQNGDMYCIWDLIFIWSKLQLKSNPSKQVFVDQCYQLLRIATNVRVIFPFMKVIKDEVGEDGLQICVEICGCALQLDLREDPNMKSLIYKAIAHFLPNDLEILRICALSVFFLERTLESYYTVEHLYKCADEEYNECTSSVQNRVRFELLPILKKGLFFDPEFWNFLMIKQNCLALLGDKALAGLSESTLENSTANTEKITEHRALSEERVRLTDVSNGELDPEDLSEAKSKGNAKKNHEALEASQMLDQTVPRHRCVICSEEFLGGHIVKHAQAHQKKGSFSCVLCTRKFRQKGLMLKHLKNHVRKIERQHLAAVLEAGQQTPALNEPECSDVSLSLENGNSDGSKDNEPETAVAPSADQVVQVEDEKSEQVFDAVENHLSDQDDATENSNDSCFNNVPDALSTESLPEDDENSSKESPILHKVNGAFCPQKDIDAMDEEGSFKCPANGCARVFKKIRFLNKHARKAHPTDMKVQQHIMKWNKGKCRFCQRKFADSQHFIDHLKRHVYPNVYFCLHFNCNQRFKLSTELAEHTKSHTVFKAQCNFAECSELFEELPLLYEHEAQHYLNKTPECSEDASEKDSSDDPSELCSYQDDDESVNEKETVDLPIPTWKSRKDSTEPKTYTQSVEKKANNIIHNGNESSSEGSTTVLSLIDQKTPVSQPNSENCHVVSDQLVNGHSDLDQTSSKSSEIPLDRVAGETRTENGSILPVLQNCHDTSQNNTAASQLPSKPNQTTETTSYGVILTKPYFRPLPPSYLDEQYISMPKRRKILTDNVDAHSEQDKLCSKTERFRCRKCLTIYCNSEALEAHLAQKKCQTLFGFDSDDESA
- the ZNF654 gene encoding zinc finger protein 654 isoform X2; this translates as MNLELVTRIIRDGGPWEDPVLQAILKAKPVSQELVNKYLSSENPLFFELRARYLIACERIPEAMALIKSCINHPDISKDLYFHQALFTCLYMSPLEDQLFQEHLLRTDCKSGIEIICNTEKEGKTTLALQLCESFLVPQLQNGDMYCIWDLIFIWSKLQLKSNPSKQVFVDQCYQLLRIATNVRVIFPFMKVIKDEVGEDGLQICVEICGCALQLDLREDPNMKSLIYKAIAHFLPNDLEILRICALSVFFLERTLESYYTVEHLYKCADEEYNECTSSVQNRVRFELLPILKKGLFFDPEFWNFLMIKQNCLALLGDKALAGLSESTLENSTANTEKITEHRALSEERVRLTDVSNGELDPEDLSEAKSKGNAKKNHEALEASQMLDQTVPRHRCVICSEEFLGGHIVKHAQAHQKKGSFSCVLCTRKFRQKGLMLKHLKNHVRKIERQHLAAVLEAGQQTPALNEPECSDVSLSLENGNSDGSKDNEPETAVAPSADQVVQVEDEKSEQVFDAVENHLSDQDDATENSNDSCFNNVPDALSTESLPEDDENSSKESPILHKVNGAFCPQKDIDAMDEEGSFKCPANGCARVFKKIRFLNKHARKAHPTDMKVQQHIMKWNKGKCRFCQRKFADSQHFIDHLKRHVYPNVYFCLHFNCNQRFKLSTELAEHTKSHTVFKAQCNFAECSELFEELPLLYEHEAQHYLNKTPECSEDASEKDSSDDPSELCSYQDDDESVNEKETVDLPIPTWKSRKDSTEPKTYTQSVEKKANNIIHNGNESSSEGSTTVLSLIDQKTPVSQPNSENCHVVSDQLVNGHSDLDQTSSKSSEIPLDRVAGETRTENGSILPVLQNCHDTSQNNTAASQLPSKPNQTTETTSYGVILTKPYFRPLPPSYLDEQYISMPKRRKILTDNVDAHSEQDKLCSKTERFRCRKCLTIYCNSEALEAHLAQKKCQTLFGFDSDDESA